One window of the Acaryochloris sp. CCMEE 5410 genome contains the following:
- a CDS encoding CHASE2 domain-containing protein — MSSSYPSFRLKVQQIGQACVFDLSWGQGQHLSAQVEYPTALTKAYQTWLRAYLNFYKAIAQPQPVTPIRGRMEAQGRLTPIGVDWQSELVRTEALLTEQFQLWLRGAALFELRTAITKSAQADPNLKTDVYLVCDPIDLARLPWETWELGTEVDDNIRIARCPVNVRRAAQKASPRRRRRTRVLAIMGDESGLDFQADRAAITSLAAQAEVKFVGWQPQISIPDLKQQICEAISDPQGWDILFFAGHSNETMLTGGELAIAPGEVVTIKEIKPYLEKLQARGLQLAIFNSCSGLSIAAALIDLGLSQVAVMREPIHNQVAQIFLERFLHHLSQYVDAHDALRLASQDLKLEQSLSFPSAYLVPSFFRHPETESFQLVPSSWRQNLKAWLPGRYEGIALGLLVGLSLWPPLQSVLLDYRLWTQAIYRDLTGQVPAAVETPPVLLVQIDSESIRRSQMSQPVPMDRAYLAGLIDQLVELDTRVIGIDYLFDRQQPGKDQVLGQSIRSAIDRKNVWFVFASISDSINGEVGVNPETGIAKSEWSLEGNVNAFPTHVKLPHSFKSCEQSCPFGYLLSLLSAYSQEFPAHNQLRPSLNGQEVLQARLMTNLQSASQQQGKIAALKKINSHPITTGASYLGQLWFRPIIDFSIPANRVFQRIPAWQLNGLEAFGEKADFSNQVVILAPGGYDGALDNFAVPKAMVYWQVRERGVGNAKTEEPSVYTGGEAHAYMVQHFFTQRLVMPIPTVLIVLVSALLTKGFVLLVARRILLPGNRVRLILSLLVLTGGYVLISWQFFVGTAILIPCVVPLASVWVVIFSHCWRRDYA; from the coding sequence ATGAGCAGCAGTTATCCTTCTTTTCGACTTAAGGTGCAGCAGATCGGCCAGGCTTGTGTGTTTGATTTGTCATGGGGACAGGGGCAGCATTTATCGGCTCAAGTTGAGTATCCCACTGCGCTCACCAAAGCCTATCAAACCTGGCTGAGGGCTTACCTAAATTTCTATAAAGCCATTGCTCAACCACAACCCGTTACGCCGATTCGAGGCCGCATGGAAGCTCAGGGACGCCTCACGCCGATTGGAGTGGACTGGCAAAGTGAGTTGGTGCGGACAGAAGCCCTCTTAACAGAGCAGTTTCAGCTATGGTTGCGTGGTGCAGCTCTATTTGAACTGAGGACGGCGATCACCAAATCGGCTCAGGCAGATCCCAACTTAAAAACAGATGTCTATTTAGTTTGCGATCCGATTGATTTAGCCCGATTACCTTGGGAGACCTGGGAACTGGGAACGGAAGTTGATGACAATATTCGGATTGCCCGTTGCCCTGTCAATGTTCGACGGGCAGCTCAGAAGGCTTCTCCTCGCAGGCGGCGACGCACCCGAGTGTTGGCCATTATGGGCGACGAATCGGGATTGGATTTCCAGGCCGACCGGGCGGCCATAACGTCTCTGGCGGCCCAAGCTGAGGTGAAATTTGTCGGTTGGCAACCCCAAATTTCTATCCCCGACCTAAAACAACAGATCTGTGAAGCAATTTCGGACCCCCAAGGGTGGGATATTTTGTTTTTTGCGGGGCATAGCAATGAAACGATGTTGACGGGGGGTGAGCTAGCTATTGCGCCAGGTGAAGTGGTCACGATTAAGGAGATTAAACCCTATCTAGAAAAACTACAGGCCAGGGGGTTGCAGTTAGCCATTTTTAATTCTTGTAGTGGTTTGAGTATCGCAGCCGCTTTGATTGACTTGGGGTTAAGTCAGGTGGCGGTTATGCGAGAGCCCATCCACAATCAAGTGGCCCAGATTTTTCTGGAGCGGTTTTTACATCACTTGAGCCAATATGTAGATGCCCATGATGCATTGCGACTCGCGAGTCAGGACCTGAAGTTAGAGCAGAGTCTCAGTTTTCCTTCTGCTTATTTAGTCCCATCCTTTTTTCGGCATCCTGAAACAGAGTCTTTTCAACTGGTCCCATCCAGTTGGCGACAAAACCTGAAGGCTTGGCTTCCCGGCCGATATGAAGGAATCGCGTTGGGCTTATTGGTGGGGTTAAGTCTTTGGCCCCCTTTGCAGTCGGTGCTGTTGGACTATCGGCTGTGGACTCAGGCGATTTATCGAGATTTAACTGGACAGGTTCCTGCAGCCGTTGAAACACCTCCGGTCCTATTAGTACAAATCGATTCAGAGTCGATTCGGCGGTCTCAGATGAGTCAACCTGTTCCGATGGATCGGGCTTATTTAGCTGGCCTAATTGATCAACTGGTCGAATTAGATACTCGTGTTATTGGCATTGACTACTTATTTGATCGTCAGCAGCCAGGAAAGGATCAGGTTTTAGGGCAATCTATCCGATCTGCGATTGACCGTAAGAATGTTTGGTTTGTTTTCGCCTCTATTTCCGATTCTATTAATGGAGAGGTAGGGGTTAATCCAGAAACGGGAATCGCTAAATCTGAGTGGAGCTTGGAAGGGAATGTGAATGCTTTCCCCACTCATGTAAAGCTGCCCCACTCATTCAAGTCTTGTGAACAGTCCTGTCCGTTTGGTTACTTGCTTTCATTACTATCTGCCTATTCACAAGAGTTTCCAGCCCATAATCAGCTTAGGCCTAGCTTGAATGGACAAGAAGTATTGCAAGCCCGTTTAATGACAAATCTGCAATCGGCTTCTCAGCAACAAGGAAAAATCGCGGCTCTAAAAAAAATCAATTCGCATCCCATAACAACTGGGGCAAGTTATTTAGGACAACTATGGTTTCGGCCAATTATTGATTTTTCGATTCCGGCTAATCGAGTATTTCAGCGGATACCTGCGTGGCAATTGAACGGTTTAGAAGCTTTCGGGGAAAAAGCTGACTTCTCAAACCAAGTGGTGATTCTAGCGCCTGGAGGATATGATGGCGCACTGGATAATTTTGCAGTCCCAAAGGCCATGGTGTATTGGCAGGTAAGAGAGAGGGGAGTTGGAAACGCTAAAACGGAAGAGCCATCAGTCTATACCGGTGGTGAAGCCCATGCCTATATGGTTCAACATTTCTTCACTCAGCGATTAGTGATGCCTATTCCTACAGTATTAATAGTTCTCGTCTCAGCATTACTGACAAAAGGTTTCGTTTTGTTAGTTGCTCGGAGAATATTATTGCCAGGTAATCGAGTACGCCTTATCTTAAGTCTATTAGTCTTAACGGGGGGGTATGTGTTGATCAGCTGGCAATTTTTTGTTGGTACTGCGATTTTAATTCCCTGTGTAGTTCCCTTAGCTTCAGTTTGGGTCGTCATTTTTTCGCATTGTTGGAGAAGGGATTATGCATAG
- a CDS encoding filamentous hemagglutinin N-terminal domain-containing protein, which yields MKKILILAFFLFDIHFAYSQVVRDTTLSSESSIVSSVREADKSVISISGGATRGANLFHSLNSFSVNQNEIVQFINPTSINRIITRITGSAPSGLDGVLRTNGQADLFILNKNGFSFGPNAVLDIGGSFVATTAQAIEFKDGTNFSTNINSAPPTLTVSTPLGLSFGNSVGEIRNRAIGDSISGTANISVPPQKTVALIGGNITFSDRGSLVARGGRIELGSVTPNSFVAIEQDLLGFKFDYSQVSQFGNISFNDSYLSVSNLDLAPGSGNINIIGRVIDLSNRSLIFSFNDGPQPSDLIRITAMESLSVDQESEINATTFSSAPSGNIIISTPKLFIRDLSLVQTRAFFASGQAGNIEINASEIVSIDTLGFLSSQSVDGGNSGNINIDTKKLVLASGGQISGATFFGAGNGGRITITATELLSASGKADFFGTDISSGIFSSSNDFASGNAGDLIINARNINISNGAQLSVSAIRNSIGKAGQLSVTSSRIQVSGSDSQILAISESPEAAGGINISSNKILINNDGQINVSSSGEGPAGSLTISSNLIRLQNRGSLRATTNNSQGNINLNTDALILLNESSITTNASNNASGGNIFIKAGGIAALNNSDITANAFDGNGGRVEINSKGIFGLTPRTLEDIQFLLGSNDPAQLDPSFLQSSDVTAISQQGGPLLEGTVTFQTPEIDPTQNLTVIPENIVDSTTLIGRNCYVKPGSENSDISSLVVTGRGGLPLEPSETTSVQSVMSRWVDSSPPITAKDGLPVKKPLSKDIELGILEANGWDHLPDGRVMLTSSSLLPSTGNHINMNDYC from the coding sequence ATGAAAAAAATTTTAATTTTAGCATTTTTCTTGTTTGATATTCATTTTGCCTATTCACAGGTAGTACGGGATACTACACTGTCGTCCGAAAGTTCTATCGTTTCTTCAGTTAGAGAAGCGGACAAATCAGTTATTAGTATTTCAGGTGGTGCTACTAGAGGCGCAAATCTGTTTCATAGTTTAAACTCATTTTCAGTTAATCAGAATGAAATAGTTCAATTTATCAATCCAACTTCAATTAATAGAATAATAACTAGAATAACTGGTTCAGCTCCTTCAGGACTTGACGGAGTTCTAAGAACGAATGGCCAAGCAGACTTATTTATTCTTAACAAGAATGGATTTTCCTTTGGCCCCAATGCAGTTTTAGATATAGGTGGATCATTTGTTGCTACTACCGCGCAAGCTATAGAGTTTAAAGATGGCACAAACTTTAGTACAAATATCAATTCTGCCCCACCGACTTTAACTGTCTCAACACCTTTAGGTTTAAGTTTTGGAAATTCGGTTGGAGAAATTAGAAACCGAGCAATTGGTGACTCTATATCTGGTACTGCAAATATTAGTGTTCCACCACAGAAAACTGTAGCTCTTATTGGAGGCAATATTACGTTTTCTGATCGAGGTTCGCTTGTTGCACGTGGCGGAAGAATTGAACTAGGTAGTGTAACTCCAAACAGTTTTGTAGCAATTGAACAAGATTTATTAGGCTTTAAGTTTGACTATTCACAAGTTAGTCAATTTGGGAATATTTCTTTTAATGACTCATATCTTTCAGTCTCTAATCTCGATTTAGCTCCTGGAAGCGGAAATATTAATATTATTGGCCGAGTTATTGATCTCAGTAATCGGTCATTAATATTTTCATTCAATGATGGACCTCAGCCTTCGGATCTAATAAGAATTACCGCAATGGAATCTCTATCTGTTGACCAGGAAAGTGAAATAAATGCAACAACATTTTCTAGCGCTCCTTCTGGTAACATTATCATCTCAACTCCAAAACTATTTATCCGTGATTTATCTCTAGTTCAAACAAGAGCTTTTTTTGCAAGTGGGCAAGCAGGTAATATTGAAATTAATGCATCAGAGATAGTAAGTATTGATACATTAGGCTTTCTTAGTTCTCAAAGTGTCGATGGTGGAAATTCAGGAAATATAAATATTGATACAAAAAAATTAGTACTTGCCAGCGGTGGTCAAATATCTGGAGCAACTTTCTTTGGGGCTGGAAATGGAGGAAGAATTACGATTACTGCCACTGAATTGCTGTCAGCATCAGGTAAAGCTGATTTTTTTGGGACAGATATTTCAAGTGGTATCTTTTCTTCATCAAATGACTTTGCATCTGGAAATGCTGGAGATTTAATTATTAATGCTAGGAATATAAATATCTCTAATGGTGCACAATTATCCGTTTCAGCAATAAGAAATAGCATAGGAAAAGCAGGTCAACTGTCGGTTACTTCCTCAAGGATTCAAGTTTCGGGAAGTGATAGCCAAATATTAGCTATTAGTGAAAGTCCTGAAGCAGCAGGAGGTATTAATATATCCAGCAATAAAATACTAATTAATAATGATGGGCAAATAAACGTAAGTTCTTCTGGAGAAGGTCCTGCTGGTTCTCTTACTATAAGTTCTAATCTAATTAGACTTCAGAATAGAGGAAGTTTGAGAGCTACAACCAATAATTCTCAAGGAAATATTAATTTAAATACCGACGCACTTATTTTATTAAACGAAAGTAGTATCACAACGAATGCTTCTAATAATGCTAGCGGAGGTAATATATTTATTAAGGCTGGAGGTATAGCTGCCTTAAACAATAGTGATATAACCGCTAATGCTTTTGATGGCAATGGTGGTCGAGTCGAAATTAACTCGAAGGGCATATTTGGTTTAACTCCTCGTACTTTAGAAGACATACAGTTTCTCTTAGGAAGTAATGATCCAGCCCAATTAGATCCTTCTTTTCTACAATCAAGTGATGTAACCGCTATTTCACAACAAGGCGGCCCCCTGCTTGAAGGGACTGTAACTTTTCAAACTCCTGAGATTGATCCTACGCAAAACCTTACAGTGATACCTGAAAATATAGTGGATAGTACAACCCTTATCGGTAGGAACTGTTATGTCAAGCCTGGGTCTGAAAATAGTGATATTAGTAGTCTTGTTGTTACTGGCCGTGGTGGACTACCATTGGAGCCTAGCGAAACAACTAGTGTTCAATCGGTAATGTCTAGGTGGGTAGATTCATCTCCCCCTATTACAGCTAAAGATGGTTTACCTGTAAAGAAACCACTTAGTAAAGATATAGAACTGGGGATTTTAGAAGCTAATGGTTGGGACCATCTTCCTGATGGCAGAGTGATGTTAACTTCAAGTTCACTATTACCTTCAACAGGAAATCATATCAATATGAATGACTATTGTTAA
- a CDS encoding CHAT domain-containing protein: protein MTKQFWRTLFYSLNWRQLSFTLLSVGCVFVNGAIAEKAVEAKPTEQVLVAEANNLEPRGKALFDAGQFSQAAEVLLVAVKRYQQRGDRVGEAIALSNLALVYEQLGQWPQANQAIERSLEFLEGQSSPETARVLAQVLNTDGQLQLSQGQAQLALKAWQRSEEIFSQINDAEAVTRSRVNQAQALQSMGQYRRSIKTLKEITADLAEQPDSLTEVVAQRSLGEALRVAGELTDAREILGKSVVKAERLGLVKEKAAAQLSLGNVLRAEGENDSKQLQAALNIYEQLVSESGESQVQALLNQFSLLVQMRQFSQAEALWPQVSVSLQQLPLSRSSIFAYLNVVHSLSRLQTSSLDTIVERGRLLKKALMYAKTIKDRRAESYALGALGALYEETKQWSEAERLTQQAMRKANNDPEIVFRWQWQLGRLQKVQGNRVKAIDAYKGAVQSLKLLRKDLIAVNPEVQFSFRDNVEPIHRQLVDLLLDVKEEQPSTGNLEAARITIESLQLAELDNFFREACLDINPVVIDEIDPKAAVIYPIILPNRIAVIASLPGRKLRFYSTQVSNSKVKRTVDRFRLSLGQSNSSSYLSLSQQIYDWLVLPTAKDLEKSEAETLVFVLDGVLRNIPMSALNDGKKYLVEKYAISIAPGLQLVKPKKFQLNKARILTAGLSESVQGFSALPYVKSELNLIDDLLDSKSLRNKAFTRLSLQKEINNLPFTVLHLATHGQFSSKLEDTFLLTWQGKINAYQLSDVLRQSELRQFGAIELLVLSACETAVGDSKAALGLAGISTRSGARSTLATLWQVNDQATSILIGKFYKNLHQGNLSKAEALRQAQLSIIKNPAYRKHPYFWAAYILAGNWL from the coding sequence ATGACTAAGCAATTTTGGCGGACGCTTTTCTATTCTTTGAACTGGCGACAATTAAGCTTTACTCTGTTGAGCGTTGGGTGTGTGTTTGTCAATGGGGCCATTGCAGAAAAAGCCGTGGAGGCAAAGCCTACTGAGCAGGTTTTAGTAGCCGAGGCGAATAACCTAGAGCCGAGAGGTAAGGCTCTTTTTGATGCTGGGCAATTTTCGCAAGCGGCTGAAGTATTGCTCGTGGCTGTTAAGCGGTATCAACAGCGTGGTGATCGAGTTGGTGAAGCGATTGCCCTGAGTAATTTGGCGTTGGTCTATGAGCAATTAGGGCAATGGCCCCAAGCGAATCAGGCCATAGAAAGGAGTCTGGAGTTTCTGGAAGGGCAATCTTCTCCTGAGACTGCGCGGGTGTTGGCCCAAGTGTTAAATACTGATGGGCAGTTGCAGTTGTCTCAAGGGCAAGCCCAGTTGGCATTGAAGGCTTGGCAACGATCGGAGGAGATTTTCTCGCAGATTAATGATGCAGAAGCGGTGACTCGTAGCCGGGTAAATCAGGCACAAGCGTTACAGTCGATGGGGCAGTATCGTCGTTCAATTAAAACGCTTAAAGAAATTACGGCTGATTTGGCAGAGCAACCGGATTCGTTGACAGAAGTGGTGGCGCAGAGGAGCCTTGGGGAGGCGCTTCGGGTAGCAGGAGAGCTGACGGATGCGCGGGAAATATTGGGAAAAAGTGTGGTAAAAGCTGAGCGGTTGGGCTTGGTGAAGGAGAAAGCTGCAGCTCAGCTTAGTTTAGGAAATGTTTTGCGGGCTGAGGGGGAGAATGATTCGAAGCAATTGCAAGCTGCTTTGAATATATATGAGCAACTGGTTAGTGAATCTGGCGAGAGTCAGGTTCAGGCTTTACTGAATCAGTTTAGTTTGTTGGTCCAAATGAGGCAATTTTCGCAAGCAGAGGCTTTATGGCCACAGGTTTCTGTCAGCTTGCAGCAATTGCCCCTCAGTCGATCTTCGATCTTTGCCTATTTGAATGTGGTTCATAGTTTGTCTCGACTGCAGACTAGCAGTCTGGACACGATTGTTGAGCGAGGGCGACTGTTGAAGAAAGCTTTGATGTATGCAAAGACTATAAAAGATAGGCGGGCTGAGTCTTATGCACTGGGTGCGTTAGGAGCTTTGTATGAGGAGACTAAGCAATGGTCGGAAGCTGAACGTTTGACTCAGCAAGCAATGAGAAAGGCAAATAATGATCCAGAAATAGTATTTCGTTGGCAATGGCAGTTAGGGCGGTTGCAAAAAGTACAAGGGAATCGAGTAAAAGCCATTGATGCTTACAAAGGGGCAGTTCAGTCACTAAAGTTATTGCGGAAAGATTTAATTGCCGTTAACCCCGAAGTTCAATTTTCATTTCGAGATAATGTAGAGCCAATTCATCGACAGTTGGTGGACTTACTTTTGGACGTAAAAGAGGAGCAGCCAAGCACAGGGAATTTGGAGGCTGCACGAATAACAATTGAATCATTGCAGTTAGCAGAGCTAGATAATTTCTTTCGAGAGGCCTGCTTAGATATTAATCCAGTGGTAATTGATGAAATTGATCCGAAAGCAGCAGTAATTTATCCAATTATTTTGCCAAACCGAATAGCGGTAATTGCAAGCTTACCTGGAAGGAAGTTGAGATTTTACTCTACACAGGTTTCTAATAGTAAGGTTAAAAGGACTGTAGACCGTTTTCGACTTTCATTAGGGCAATCTAATAGCTCAAGTTATTTATCATTATCTCAGCAAATTTATGATTGGCTGGTGCTTCCCACTGCAAAAGATTTAGAAAAAAGTGAAGCAGAGACACTGGTATTTGTATTAGATGGAGTATTGCGTAATATTCCAATGTCAGCATTAAATGACGGCAAAAAATATTTAGTAGAAAAATATGCGATTTCTATAGCTCCTGGCTTGCAATTAGTTAAACCAAAGAAATTCCAATTAAATAAAGCAAGAATTTTAACTGCTGGGTTATCTGAATCAGTACAAGGTTTTTCAGCATTACCTTACGTGAAAAGTGAATTAAATCTAATAGATGACTTGTTAGATAGTAAAAGTTTAAGGAATAAAGCTTTTACAAGACTATCTTTACAAAAAGAGATCAATAATTTACCTTTCACAGTGTTGCATTTAGCAACACATGGTCAATTTAGTTCAAAATTAGAGGATACTTTTCTTCTAACTTGGCAAGGTAAGATCAACGCTTATCAACTCAGTGATGTATTACGTCAGAGTGAGTTAAGGCAGTTTGGAGCAATCGAATTACTTGTTTTAAGTGCTTGTGAAACTGCGGTAGGGGACAGTAAAGCTGCTCTAGGATTAGCAGGTATCTCAACAAGATCAGGGGCTAGATCAACATTAGCAACACTCTGGCAAGTGAATGATCAAGCAACTTCTATATTAATCGGAAAATTTTATAAAAATTTACACCAAGGAAATTTGAGTAAGGCTGAGGCGTTAAGACAAGCTCAACTATCAATCATCAAAAATCCAGCATATAGAAAGCATCCTTATTTTTGGGCAGCATATATTTTAGCTGGGAACTGGTTATGA
- a CDS encoding NB-ARC domain-containing protein, translating to MKLEEALEVIDSALAPNQINTLQQTIFCMAWQGKTYEEIAEASQYDSDYVKHVGHRFWQLLSEVLSQKVSKRNLHVVFRRCKASQFDQRNRSEIDQLSKQYVVKGINTAQADRLQLLPTIYCSPTPLSPDFPANHQNHSPLSLISSPQQTLTQWISEDQCCLITLLGRAGIGKTILSQQLIRDVQGEFEQIIFFSLRNAPVFVDLFESILNAIPDVPSTNSQSLPLSTDAMVCTLVKILQNHRLLLVLDNYEMVLQSKQLGNLYRPSYEAYGYLLRLVDELPTKSCLLLTSRECPIGLDLRESHLVRSYQLPGFTPTETKRYFEHLGIPTSLELAQTISEYYGGNPLALKIIADTVCTLFDGHLKEWLNHGQGNIGPIQQMIEQQLNRLAPIEGQLMAWLSSQPQPVNVSDIHLHSVGDQIDSSIDLMNALQSLHMRSLICIHQSRVSLLPYLKDYCSQSTNRMVSQT from the coding sequence ATGAAACTCGAAGAGGCCCTTGAGGTCATCGATTCCGCCTTAGCCCCTAATCAAATCAATACCCTACAGCAAACCATTTTTTGTATGGCTTGGCAGGGTAAAACCTATGAAGAAATTGCCGAAGCAAGTCAATATGATTCTGACTATGTCAAACATGTTGGCCATCGATTTTGGCAGCTCTTATCTGAGGTTTTATCCCAAAAAGTCTCCAAGCGAAATCTCCATGTAGTATTTCGCCGTTGTAAAGCCAGTCAATTTGACCAGCGTAATCGCTCCGAAATCGATCAGTTATCCAAACAATATGTAGTTAAAGGGATCAATACGGCACAGGCAGATCGTCTGCAGCTATTGCCCACCATTTATTGCTCACCCACACCGTTGTCCCCAGATTTCCCGGCCAACCATCAGAATCACTCTCCACTTTCCCTAATTTCTAGCCCACAACAAACCCTCACCCAATGGATTTCAGAGGATCAGTGTTGTCTAATCACCCTACTAGGACGAGCAGGGATTGGCAAAACAATCCTTTCTCAACAGCTCATTAGGGACGTTCAAGGCGAATTCGAACAAATCATTTTTTTCTCTCTTCGAAATGCACCTGTATTTGTAGATCTCTTTGAGTCGATTCTCAATGCAATACCTGATGTTCCAAGTACCAACTCTCAATCCCTCCCCCTTTCTACGGATGCAATGGTTTGTACTCTGGTAAAAATCCTGCAAAATCACAGGCTGTTGTTGGTACTCGATAACTATGAGATGGTTCTCCAATCTAAACAACTGGGCAACTTATATCGCCCCAGCTATGAGGCATATGGCTACTTACTACGATTAGTCGATGAACTGCCTACCAAAAGCTGCCTTCTTCTCACGAGTCGAGAATGTCCCATTGGTCTGGACCTCAGAGAAAGTCACCTGGTTCGATCCTATCAACTGCCAGGGTTTACCCCCACTGAGACCAAACGCTATTTCGAACATCTCGGTATCCCCACATCCCTCGAACTCGCCCAAACTATCAGTGAATACTATGGCGGCAATCCCCTCGCTTTGAAAATAATTGCCGACACGGTTTGTACCTTATTTGATGGTCATCTAAAAGAGTGGTTGAATCACGGCCAAGGCAACATCGGTCCCATCCAGCAAATGATTGAACAACAACTGAACCGACTTGCTCCCATAGAAGGACAGTTGATGGCTTGGTTGTCGAGTCAACCCCAACCCGTTAACGTCTCAGACATTCACCTGCATTCAGTGGGTGACCAGATCGATTCCTCAATCGATTTGATGAATGCACTGCAGTCTCTGCATATGCGATCGCTAATTTGTATCCACCAGTCTCGGGTTTCCCTTCTTCCCTACCTTAAAGACTATTGTTCACAATCCACTAACCGGATGGTGAGTCAGACGTGA
- a CDS encoding HupE/UreJ family protein, which produces MANKIGLSRLRSGKFLIWRTISASLITGLGLASSRAALAHHPFGDQTPTNFIEGFLSGLGHPMIGIDHFAFVVAVGLMAAILRHGFWVPAAFIATALLGTGIHLQSWNLLAPEFFISISIVILGGLLALKQGPTLWLSTGIAALAGVFHGYAYGEAIVGAEITPLVSYLAGFSVMQLAIAAIAYVCGKALNANAVKDSVLPTRFVGFAIAGMGLAFLSSVLLG; this is translated from the coding sequence GTGGCTAACAAGATTGGTCTCTCCAGGCTTCGGTCTGGGAAATTTTTGATCTGGCGAACGATCAGCGCCAGCTTAATAACCGGGTTAGGGCTTGCCAGCTCTCGTGCAGCCCTTGCCCATCATCCCTTTGGCGATCAAACACCCACCAACTTTATTGAAGGCTTTTTATCAGGTCTTGGTCATCCGATGATTGGCATCGATCACTTTGCCTTTGTCGTTGCAGTTGGCTTGATGGCTGCTATTTTGCGACATGGTTTTTGGGTGCCTGCTGCTTTTATAGCGACCGCTCTTTTGGGAACGGGCATCCATCTCCAAAGTTGGAATTTACTCGCCCCAGAATTCTTTATTTCCATCTCCATTGTTATCTTGGGTGGATTGCTAGCCCTTAAGCAAGGTCCAACTCTCTGGCTAAGTACTGGCATCGCCGCATTAGCTGGCGTCTTTCACGGCTATGCCTATGGCGAAGCCATTGTCGGTGCAGAAATAACACCGCTTGTCTCTTATTTAGCGGGTTTTTCAGTGATGCAGCTGGCGATCGCAGCCATAGCTTATGTCTGTGGTAAAGCCCTTAATGCTAACGCTGTAAAGGATTCAGTCCTGCCCACGCGATTTGTCGGATTTGCGATAGCAGGTATGGGCCTCGCATTCCTCAGTTCAGTCCTTCTGGGCTAA
- the cobW gene encoding cobalamin biosynthesis protein CobW: MHKIPVTVVTGFLGAGKTTLIRHLLQNNQGRRIAVMVNEFGEVGIDGDLLRTCQVCDEAEDADQNILELTNGCLCCTVQEEFLPTMQKLLQRRDQIDCIVIETSGLALPKPLIQAFRWPEIRTGATVDGVITVVDCDAIASGTLVGDLDALKSQRQADDSLDHETPIEELFEDQLACADLVLLTKADCVEPKDQERVQHWLRQELPHGVKVLPCHAGRVSPDLLLGFNAAVEDHLDSRPSHHDHEEDHDHDDDINAIQVIVDQEFDPKTLLVKLEALVQSHEIYRIKGFVAVPQKPMRLVIHGVGQRFDSFYDRPWQLQEARQTKLVFIGENLSQLDIEAALLQPTAELCLQQ; encoded by the coding sequence ATGCATAAAATTCCCGTAACGGTAGTTACCGGCTTTTTAGGTGCGGGTAAAACCACCCTGATTCGTCATCTACTGCAAAATAATCAAGGCCGCCGCATTGCGGTCATGGTCAACGAGTTCGGTGAAGTCGGCATTGATGGAGATTTGCTGCGGACCTGCCAAGTCTGTGATGAAGCAGAAGATGCGGACCAAAATATTCTAGAGCTGACCAATGGTTGCCTCTGCTGCACGGTCCAAGAGGAGTTTTTGCCCACTATGCAAAAACTTTTACAGCGGCGTGATCAGATTGACTGCATCGTGATTGAGACCTCAGGGTTGGCCCTTCCTAAACCCTTAATCCAGGCCTTTCGCTGGCCTGAAATCCGCACAGGAGCGACGGTGGATGGGGTAATTACGGTAGTGGATTGTGATGCGATCGCATCCGGTACCCTAGTAGGCGATCTAGACGCGCTAAAGTCCCAGCGTCAAGCTGATGACAGTCTCGATCACGAAACCCCAATCGAAGAGCTATTTGAAGATCAATTGGCCTGTGCCGATCTAGTCTTACTTACCAAGGCAGATTGCGTCGAACCTAAGGATCAAGAACGAGTCCAACACTGGCTACGACAAGAACTTCCCCACGGCGTTAAAGTCTTACCCTGTCATGCAGGACGCGTAAGCCCTGACTTGTTATTGGGCTTTAATGCAGCGGTTGAGGACCATCTAGACTCTCGCCCCAGTCACCATGATCACGAAGAGGACCATGATCATGATGATGACATCAATGCTATCCAGGTGATTGTAGACCAAGAATTTGACCCGAAAACACTCTTAGTCAAACTAGAAGCCTTGGTGCAAAGCCATGAGATCTATCGGATTAAGGGGTTTGTGGCTGTTCCCCAAAAACCGATGCGTCTCGTGATCCATGGTGTGGGACAACGGTTTGATTCTTTTTATGATCGTCCCTGGCAACTGCAAGAAGCTCGTCAAACAAAGCTAGTGTTTATCGGCGAGAATCTCAGTCAACTCGATATCGAGGCTGCCCTCCTCCAACCCACTGCAGAACTTTGTCTGCAACAGTAG